A section of the Carya illinoinensis cultivar Pawnee chromosome 12, C.illinoinensisPawnee_v1, whole genome shotgun sequence genome encodes:
- the LOC122289967 gene encoding 5-amino-6-(5-phospho-D-ribitylamino)uracil phosphatase, chloroplastic, translating to MVDSIATTSFLGYRPFCRGTFSKDVSSKRRSAGKCRFRVVEFLGRRIVASPTLLRLKVDPVAISSIKALAMELTKEAHSYREDRIPKDWNYEIDTGFDRKPGLWPPENKADNPSLQNPLLRQERMGCGWLGAIFDWEGVLIEDNPDLEKQAWLALSQEEGKSPPPAFILRRLEGMKNEQAISEVLCWSRDPAQLRRMAARKEEIYQALQGGVYRLRAGSREFVNILMHYKIPMALVSTRPRKTLETAIGTIGIEGYFNVIVAAEDVHRGKPDPEMYMYAAQLLQLIPERCIVFGNSNQTVEAAHDAKMKCVAVASKHPVYELGAADLVVRHLDELSVVDLKNLAAIESAEFGSGEPELELEEEEEDDTRSSTLAAVDDSFW from the coding sequence ATGGTCGATTCAATTGCCACTACATCTTTTCTTGGGTATCGGCCATTCTGTCGAGGTACTTTTTCCAAGGATGTATCGTCCAAACGGAGATCTGCGGGTAAGTGTCGGTTTCGGGTTGTTGAATTTCTTGGGAGAAGGATTGTTGCTTCACCTACTTTGCTGAGATTGAAAGTTGATCCGGTGGCAATTTCGTCAATTAAGGCCCTAGCAATGGAGCTGACGAAAGAGGCGCATTCATATAGAGAAGATAGAATTCCTAAGGATTGGAATTATGAGATTGATACTGGCTTCGATAGGAAACCTGGTTTGTGGCCACCTGAGAATAAAGCCGACAACCCTTCACTACAGAATCCCTTGCTTAGACAAGAAAGGATGGGTTGTGGTTGGTTAGGTGCCATATTTGATTGGGAAGGAGTTCTAATTGAAGATAATCCTGATCTTGAGAAGCAAGCCTGGCTTGCTCTTTctcaagaagaaggaaaatctCCTCCCCCAGCCTTCATTCTTAGAAGATTAGAAGGGATGAAGAATGAGCAAGCAATATCTGAAGTTCTGTGCTGGTCAAGAGACCCAGCACAGTTGAGAAGAATGGCTGCTAGGAAAGAAGAAATTTACCAAGCTTTACAAGGAGGAGTTTATAGACTAAGAGCTGGGTCAAGAGAGTTTGTGAATATCTTGATGCATTACAAGATACCTATGGCATTAGTTTCTACTCGCCCAAGAAAAACTCTTGAGACTGCAATAGGAACAATTGGTATAGAAGGTTACTTTAATGTGATTGTAGCGGCAGAGGATGTTCACAGGGGGAAGCCTGATCCAGAGATGTATATGTATGCAGCACAGCTTCTTCAATTGATTCCTGAGCGATGCATTGTGTTTGGCAACTCAAATCAGACGGTAGAGGCTGCCCATGATGCGAAGATGAAGTGTGTTGCTGTTGCTAGCAAGCATCCTGTCTACGAGCTTGGGGCTGCTGACTTGGTGGTGAGGCACTTAGATGAGCTTTCAGTGGTTGATTTGAAGAATCTAGCAGCTATCGAATCTGCTGAATTTGGGTCTGGAGAGCCGGAGCTTGagctggaggaagaagaagaagatgacacCCGCTCATCAACCTTGGCAGCAGTTGATGATAGTTTCTGGTAA